The Streptomonospora litoralis genome window below encodes:
- the glgX gene encoding glycogen debranching protein GlgX: MVEVWPGSPYPLGATYDGTGTNFSLFSEVAERVELCLFGERGAETRVALTENDGFVWHGYLPGVGPGQRYGYRVHGPYAPEAGHRCNPNKLLVDPYTKAIEGGVDWHESLFSYHFDAPGRRNDRDSAPYVPKCVVVSPFFDWGNSARPRIPYHETVIYETHVRGLTMRHPGIPEHQRGTYAGLAHPVMVDYLSSLGVTAVELMPVHHFVPEHALVARGLTNYWGYNTLAYLAPHSGYAANGVRGEQVQEFKAMVKSLHEAGIEVLLDVVYNHTVEGDHMGPTLSLRGIDNLSYYRVADDDLRYYLDYTGCGNSLNVRHPHALQLIMDSLRYWVTEMHVDGFRFDLASALAREFHDVDRLSTFFDIVQQDPVISQVKLIAEPWDVGPGGYQVGNFPPLWTEWNGKYRDTVRDFWRGEPVVPELASRLAGSSDLYQDDGRRPVASINFVTCHDGFTLADLVSYERKHNEANGEDNRDGTDDNRSSNHGVEGASEHPEVVTLRRRQVRNFLATLFCSQGVAMLSHGDEIGRSQGGNNNAYCQDNDISWVDWKHADEETDLLEYVRELARLRREHPVFRRRRFFLGRKAGDSALPDIAWLRADGRPMRDADWDSGRRVLGAFLNGDAIGEPDPRGREVRDDSFLLLLNSGDEPVDFTLPGEDYGTAWETALDTAEPDTADRPLVPAAGTVRVIDRALLLLKRVSHQGPARG; encoded by the coding sequence ATGGTGGAAGTCTGGCCCGGTTCCCCCTATCCCCTCGGTGCGACCTACGACGGCACGGGGACGAACTTCTCGCTGTTCTCCGAGGTCGCCGAGCGCGTAGAGCTGTGCCTCTTCGGCGAACGCGGCGCCGAGACCCGGGTGGCGCTCACCGAGAACGACGGCTTCGTCTGGCACGGCTACCTGCCCGGTGTGGGGCCGGGACAGCGCTACGGCTACCGCGTCCACGGCCCCTACGCGCCCGAGGCGGGACACCGGTGCAATCCGAACAAGCTGCTGGTCGACCCCTACACCAAGGCCATCGAGGGCGGCGTCGACTGGCACGAGTCGCTGTTCAGCTACCACTTCGACGCACCGGGCCGGCGCAACGACCGCGACAGCGCGCCCTACGTGCCCAAGTGCGTGGTCGTGAGCCCGTTCTTCGACTGGGGCAACTCGGCGCGCCCGCGGATCCCCTACCACGAGACGGTCATCTACGAGACCCACGTGCGCGGGCTGACGATGCGCCACCCCGGCATCCCCGAGCACCAGCGCGGCACGTACGCAGGGCTGGCCCATCCCGTGATGGTCGACTACCTCAGCTCGCTGGGCGTCACGGCGGTGGAGCTGATGCCGGTCCACCACTTCGTGCCCGAGCACGCGCTGGTGGCGCGCGGCCTGACCAACTACTGGGGCTACAACACCCTCGCCTATCTCGCGCCGCACAGCGGCTACGCCGCCAACGGTGTACGCGGCGAGCAGGTCCAGGAGTTCAAGGCCATGGTCAAGTCGCTGCACGAAGCCGGGATCGAGGTGCTGCTCGACGTCGTCTACAACCACACGGTCGAGGGCGACCACATGGGCCCGACCCTGTCGCTGCGCGGCATCGACAACCTCAGCTACTACCGGGTGGCCGACGACGACCTGCGCTACTACCTCGACTACACGGGTTGCGGCAACAGCCTCAACGTTCGCCACCCGCATGCGCTGCAGCTGATCATGGACTCGCTGCGCTACTGGGTGACCGAGATGCACGTCGACGGTTTCCGCTTCGACCTCGCCTCGGCGCTGGCGCGGGAGTTCCACGACGTCGACCGGCTGAGCACCTTCTTCGACATAGTGCAGCAGGATCCGGTGATCTCCCAGGTCAAGCTGATCGCCGAACCCTGGGACGTGGGCCCGGGCGGCTACCAGGTGGGCAACTTCCCGCCGCTGTGGACCGAGTGGAACGGCAAGTACCGCGACACCGTCCGCGACTTCTGGCGCGGCGAGCCGGTGGTGCCCGAACTGGCCTCGCGCCTGGCGGGCTCCAGCGACCTGTACCAGGACGACGGCCGCCGCCCGGTGGCCTCCATCAACTTCGTCACCTGCCACGACGGGTTCACACTGGCCGACCTCGTCTCCTACGAGCGCAAGCACAACGAGGCCAACGGCGAGGACAACCGCGACGGCACCGATGACAACCGCTCCAGCAACCACGGTGTCGAGGGGGCCAGCGAGCACCCCGAGGTCGTCACGCTGCGCCGCCGCCAGGTGCGCAACTTCCTGGCGACCCTCTTCTGCTCCCAGGGTGTGGCGATGCTTTCCCACGGCGACGAGATCGGCCGCAGCCAGGGCGGCAACAACAACGCCTACTGCCAGGACAACGACATCTCCTGGGTCGACTGGAAGCACGCCGACGAGGAGACCGACCTGCTGGAGTACGTCCGGGAACTGGCGCGGCTGCGCCGCGAGCACCCGGTGTTCCGCAGGCGCCGGTTCTTCCTGGGCCGCAAGGCCGGCGACAGTGCCCTGCCCGACATCGCCTGGCTGCGCGCCGACGGCCGGCCGATGCGCGACGCCGACTGGGACTCCGGCAGGCGGGTGCTGGGGGCCTTCCTCAACGGCGACGCCATCGGCGAACCCGACCCGCGGGGGCGCGAGGTCCGCGACGACTCCTTCCTGCTGCTGCTGAACAGCGGGGACGAGCCGGTCGATTTCACGCTGCCCGGCGAGGACTACGGGACTGCGTGGGAGACCGCGCTGGACACCGCCGAGCCCGACACCGCCGACCGCCCGCTGGTACCGGCCGCGGGCACCGTGCGGGTGATCGACCGCGCGCTGCTGCTGCTCAAACGCGTCTCGCACCAGGGGCCCGCGCGCGGCTGA
- a CDS encoding MerR family transcriptional regulator, whose product MRNYYTPGEVAERFGLSLDTLRYYEREGLLTEVERAASGHRRYRASDVELLELVRCLRDTGMPIAHLRGLAELVREGDHTIPRRLELLREHAGRLAAQIAELRENESAIVNKIGYYEGVLEEAGGG is encoded by the coding sequence ATGCGGAACTACTACACGCCGGGCGAGGTCGCCGAGCGGTTCGGGCTGAGCCTGGACACCCTGCGGTACTACGAACGCGAGGGCCTGCTGACCGAAGTCGAGCGCGCCGCGAGCGGCCACCGGCGCTACCGGGCCTCCGATGTCGAACTGCTGGAGCTGGTGCGCTGCCTGCGCGACACCGGCATGCCGATCGCCCACCTGCGCGGCCTGGCCGAACTGGTCCGCGAGGGCGACCACACCATCCCGCGCCGCCTGGAGCTGCTGCGCGAGCACGCGGGCCGACTGGCCGCGCAGATCGCGGAGCTGCGCGAGAACGAGTCGGCGATCGTGAACAAGATCGGCTACTACGAGGGCGTTCTGGAGGAGGCGGGGGGAGGCTGA
- a CDS encoding sirohydrochlorin chelatase: MNGIGSEGVPLVAVAHGSADARSARAVEALFERVRGQRPGLDVRVAYLDHVAPGAQDALTGLAAEGAGAAVVLPALLTAAYHSKVDLPAVLAEVRESCPWLRVHYGDTLGPHPLLLDAVERRLAQTPGALGPHTSLVLASAGSSHPEANAVIADAAAELERRGPWERVVPAFASAASPTPGEAVARLYAEGAQRVAVADYLLAPGFFADRVAEQARAEGAVAVSPALGDAPEVAEVALHRYDEALGRVPVTGAAAR; the protein is encoded by the coding sequence ATGAACGGTATCGGCAGCGAGGGCGTACCGCTGGTGGCGGTGGCCCACGGCAGCGCCGACGCGCGCTCGGCCCGGGCGGTGGAGGCGCTGTTCGAGCGGGTGCGCGGCCAGCGGCCGGGGCTGGACGTGCGGGTGGCCTATCTGGACCACGTGGCGCCGGGGGCGCAGGACGCGCTGACGGGGCTGGCCGCCGAGGGCGCGGGCGCCGCGGTGGTGCTGCCGGCGCTGCTGACGGCGGCCTACCACAGCAAAGTCGATCTGCCCGCGGTGCTGGCCGAGGTGCGGGAGTCGTGCCCGTGGCTGCGGGTGCACTACGGCGACACGCTGGGCCCGCACCCGCTGCTGCTGGACGCGGTGGAGCGGCGCCTGGCCCAGACGCCGGGGGCGCTCGGGCCGCACACGTCGCTGGTGCTGGCCTCGGCGGGGTCCAGCCACCCCGAGGCCAACGCGGTGATCGCGGACGCGGCCGCCGAGCTGGAGCGCCGCGGGCCCTGGGAGCGCGTGGTGCCGGCCTTCGCGTCGGCCGCCTCGCCCACGCCCGGTGAGGCGGTCGCCCGCCTGTACGCCGAGGGTGCGCAGCGGGTGGCGGTGGCCGACTACCTGCTGGCCCCGGGCTTCTTCGCCGACCGGGTGGCCGAGCAGGCCCGCGCCGAGGGCGCGGTGGCGGTCTCGCCCGCGCTGGGCGACGCCCCGGAGGTGGCCGAGGTGGCGCTGCACCGCTACGACGAGGCGCTGGGCCGGGTGCCGGTCACGGGCGCGGCCGCGCGGTAG
- a CDS encoding Uma2 family endonuclease codes for MSVATAEPSLAEAPEGPLNSVEATSLRAVAEHVADMLPEGFRVEILEGSIVVSPTPTPRHAEIIRCVRDQLRSQLPQGLACYENLATGLSGKNSDYSQPDLAVFPIAAAREAEHWLQVPDLFEFALEVVSPSNARNDVEVKPGVYADMGIPIYLLVDPRDGSVLCHSDPRDGKFQTVDPIKFGDAVVLPEPLQDVRIETEEFVRYD; via the coding sequence ATGTCCGTAGCCACAGCAGAACCGTCTTTGGCGGAGGCTCCAGAGGGGCCGCTGAACTCGGTGGAAGCCACTTCACTTCGCGCTGTTGCGGAGCACGTGGCCGACATGCTCCCTGAAGGTTTTCGTGTTGAGATCCTCGAAGGAAGCATCGTCGTGTCACCCACCCCCACCCCGCGGCACGCTGAAATCATCCGATGCGTCCGTGACCAACTGCGTTCCCAACTTCCGCAAGGCCTGGCGTGCTACGAGAATCTCGCTACGGGACTGTCCGGTAAGAACTCGGACTATTCCCAGCCTGATCTCGCCGTCTTCCCCATTGCCGCAGCCCGGGAAGCCGAGCACTGGCTCCAAGTCCCCGATCTTTTCGAGTTCGCTCTCGAGGTCGTGTCCCCGAGCAATGCACGCAACGACGTCGAGGTCAAGCCCGGCGTCTACGCGGACATGGGTATCCCGATCTATCTGTTGGTGGATCCTCGCGACGGCTCAGTGCTCTGCCACTCGGATCCGCGCGACGGTAAGTTCCAAACCGTGGACCCGATTAAGTTCGGCGACGCCGTCGTCCTACCCGAACCGCTGCAGGATGTCCGTATCGAAACCGAAGAATTCGTGCGCTACGACTGA
- a CDS encoding isovaleryl-CoA dehydrogenase encodes MPPTHEVFNQPEPLEDYDVAADPALTEGLEREEAGWAADELHELGRLAGSGRARAWGEQANANEPELRTHDRYGHRVDEVDFHPAWHVLMDTAVSHGLHAAPWADDRPGAHVARAAKFYTFSQVENGHACPVSMTYAAVPALRHSPEPAARLEPLLTARTYDFGLRPPESKRGILAGMSMTEKQGGSDVRANTTRAEPTAGGEYRLTGHKWFTSAPMSDVFLTLAQAPEGLTCFLVPRVLPDGTRNTLLVQRLKDKLGNRSNASAELEYDGATAWVVGEPGRGVRTIIEMVNGTRLDCVIGSAAGMRAGLVQALHHAEQRHAFGRALIEQPLMRNVLADLALESEAATVLAMRLAGAADRAIRGDATEAAFRRIAVAVGKFWVTKRLPAHAAEALECLGGNGYVEESGMPRLFRESPLNSIWEGSGNVAALDVLRALGRHPEGAEVFVAELRRAEGADSRFDDALKRLLEQLHDTEDIEFRARGLVERMALLLQASLLLRHSPAPVAEAFAGSRLGGDWGRAFGTLARGTDTAAVIDRNRPRSV; translated from the coding sequence ATGCCGCCCACGCACGAGGTGTTCAACCAGCCCGAGCCGCTGGAGGACTACGACGTCGCCGCCGACCCGGCCCTGACCGAGGGGTTGGAGCGCGAGGAGGCCGGCTGGGCCGCCGACGAGCTGCATGAGCTCGGCCGACTGGCCGGTTCCGGGCGCGCCCGCGCGTGGGGCGAGCAGGCCAACGCCAACGAGCCCGAGCTGCGCACCCACGACCGCTACGGCCACCGCGTCGACGAGGTCGACTTCCACCCGGCCTGGCACGTGCTGATGGACACCGCCGTCTCCCACGGCCTGCACGCGGCGCCGTGGGCCGACGACCGACCCGGCGCCCACGTCGCCCGCGCCGCGAAGTTCTACACCTTCTCGCAGGTGGAGAACGGGCACGCCTGCCCGGTCTCCATGACGTACGCGGCGGTGCCCGCTCTGCGCCACTCCCCCGAGCCGGCCGCGCGCCTGGAGCCGCTGCTGACGGCGCGCACCTACGACTTCGGACTGCGCCCGCCGGAGTCCAAGCGCGGCATCCTCGCCGGAATGTCGATGACCGAGAAGCAGGGCGGCTCGGACGTGCGCGCCAACACCACCCGCGCGGAACCTACCGCCGGCGGCGAGTACCGCCTCACCGGGCACAAGTGGTTCACCTCGGCGCCGATGAGCGACGTCTTCCTCACCCTCGCCCAGGCACCCGAGGGGCTGACCTGCTTCCTCGTGCCGCGGGTGCTGCCCGACGGCACCCGCAACACGCTGCTCGTCCAGCGGCTCAAGGACAAGCTGGGCAACCGCTCCAACGCCTCGGCGGAGCTGGAGTACGACGGCGCCACCGCCTGGGTCGTGGGCGAGCCGGGCCGCGGTGTGCGCACCATCATCGAGATGGTCAACGGGACCCGGCTGGACTGCGTGATCGGCTCGGCGGCGGGCATGCGGGCCGGGCTGGTGCAGGCCCTCCACCACGCGGAGCAGCGGCACGCGTTCGGCCGCGCGCTGATCGAGCAGCCGCTGATGCGCAATGTCCTGGCCGACCTGGCCCTGGAGTCGGAGGCGGCCACGGTGCTGGCGATGCGTCTGGCCGGTGCCGCCGACCGCGCGATCCGCGGCGACGCGACGGAGGCCGCCTTCCGCCGGATCGCGGTGGCCGTGGGCAAGTTCTGGGTGACCAAGCGGCTGCCCGCACACGCCGCCGAAGCGCTGGAATGCCTGGGCGGCAACGGCTATGTTGAGGAGTCGGGCATGCCCCGGCTGTTCCGCGAATCCCCGCTGAACTCGATCTGGGAGGGCTCGGGAAACGTGGCGGCGCTGGACGTGCTGCGCGCTCTGGGGCGCCATCCGGAGGGCGCCGAGGTGTTCGTGGCCGAACTCCGGCGCGCCGAGGGGGCCGACTCGCGGTTCGACGACGCGTTGAAGCGGCTGCTGGAGCAACTGCACGACACCGAGGACATCGAGTTCCGGGCGCGCGGCCTGGTGGAGCGGATGGCGCTGCTGCTGCAGGCGTCGCTGCTGCTGCGCCACAGCCCGGCGCCCGTGGCCGAGGCGTTCGCGGGCTCGCGGCTGGGCGGCGACTGGGGTCGCGCCTTCGGCACCTTGGCGCGCGGTACCGACACGGCCGCCGTCATCGACCGGAACCGGCCGCGATCGGTGTAG